The Streptomyces armeniacus genomic interval ACCAGATCTGCACACCGCCGCTGAACAGCACGACGAACGCCAGGAGCCCCCATCCACGGGCGTTGCCCGCGACGATGAGCCCGATGGAAAGCACAATGCCCAGGACGGTCACTACGGTGATGAAGGCCATATACCAACGCAAGGCCGCCCGCTGCTCGACCGTCCACCCGAGTCGGTTCACAATCCGCCTCCCAGCTCAGTCTCTACGTGCGCTGGTCGCTCTTGCCGCCGTCGGGACGGGCGCGCCGTTCAGTTCGGGGAGCGCAGCGGTTACGGCGGCTTGCGGGACGCGGACACGAGTCGCGCCGCGTCCGGGCGGCGCGACCAGTTGGAGGGACGAACCACGGCCCGTGACGGTCAGAAACCGGCCACTGCGCAGCCCGACGGAGTGCTCGTTCCGGTCGGCCGCCCACAGGAGGCGGGTCGGGATGTCGAGGAGCCTGTTGTATCCGAACACCAGCAGCCGTTGTCCGGTGAGGACGAGGAAGCAGCCACGGACCGCACGCCACGGGAGGCCGAGACCGGGGTAGCGGACCGGGAGCACCACGTTCGCCTGCTCGCCCTCCCGGAGGAGTGCCCGCACCCGTTTCCCGTCCTTCCAGGACTGACCACTGCTCATGGCGACGCCGCACCCGATGAGCCACAGGCCGAGGGGTACGCGTCCCCACTCCACTTCGCCAACTCGTCGCTGTAGTAGTACCACTTGCCGCCGCTCGCCAAAGGAAGACACCTCGCGCTCCGGTCGCACACACTTCATCCACGAACGGTCAAAGGAGCAACGTGACCTGGCGGTAATTGCCCGGTTCAGGCCAGAGCCGCGAACCGCCGGGTAGGTGTGTGCTCGTGCGAGCGTCCGGGCGGGGTGTGATCCGTACGCCGCTGGCCGCCGCGTGCTGCTCGAGGGCCGGGCGGATCGCGGGGGCGAAACGTACCGGGGGCCTCCGGTACGTGAACTGGGCCGGTGTACGGGGAAATTGGCCGGAGCGGCCTGTACGGCTCGGGCCCGTACGCCACGGGCCGTTCGGTGGAACAGCGGCTCACAGGGGGCAGTCGGGGCCAAGGCCGGTGATTACGCCGATGTGTGCGGGCCGGGTCCGCACCGACCGTGGCTGCTGTCAGTGACACCGGCGGATCCCCCACCGCCCGGCTCCCCCGGGTGTGGCGCCGCCACGACGGAAGGACGCTCCGAGTGCCTCAGCACAGAAGCGAGAGCAACACAAGCGAGCGCGATACGAGAAGGTCCGCGCCGGGCCACCGCCGGGCGGGCAGGAGGCGGCTGCGGGCGGGGCTGGCGGGGTTCGCCGGTCTGCTCGCCGTGGCCGGTTCCGGTTATGTCCTCGTGCCGGGCGCGCAGGCCGCGCCGGAGACGGCCGCGGCCCCCGCGCAGCCCGCGGCGGCGGAGAACCCGTACGAACGCGGGCCCGACCCCACGGAGTCCAGCGTCGAGGCGCCGCGCGGCCACTACGACGTCGACGAGGACCGGGTCTCGTCGCTGAGCGTCAGCGGCTTCGGCGGCGGCACCATCTACTACCCGACGGAGACCGGTGACGGCACCTTCGGCGCGGTCGCCGTCGCGCCCGGGTTCACGGCCACGCAGTCCAGCATGGCGTGGTACGGGGAACGGCTCGCCTCGCAGGGCTTCGTCGTGTTCACCATCGACACCCTGACCACCGCGGACCAGCCCGCGAGCCGGGGCCGCCAACTCCTCGCCGCGCTCGACTACCTGACCCAGCGGAGCGACGTCGCGGACCGCATCGACGCGACGCGGCTCGGCGTGATGGGCCACTCGATGGGCGGTGGCGGCTCTCTGGAGGCGGCCAAGAGCCGTCCGTCGCTGCAGGCGGCGATCCCGCTCACCGGCTGGAACACGGACAAGTCGTGGCCCGAGGTGCAGGTGCCGACGTTGGTCGTGGGGGCCGACGGCGACACGATCGCGCCGGTGCGCTCGCACTCCGAGCCGTTCTACGAGAGCCTGCCGAGCTCGCTGGACCGGGCGTACCTCGAGCTGAACGGCGCGAGCCACTTCACCCCGAACACGTCCAACACGACCATCGCGAAGTACAGCATCTCGTGGCTCAAGCGCTTCATCGACAATGACACCCGCTACGAGCAGTTCCTCTGCCCGATTCCCCGGCCCGACAGGGACATCGAGGAGTACCGGGGCAACTGCCCGCACAGCTAGGGACGTTGGGCACCACCCGTACCCGTACCCGTACGCGTGATGCCGGGGACGGCGGCCGTGCAGTCACGGTCGCCGTCCCCGCTGCTGTGCCGCCGTACAGCGATGCCGGGCGGGCGCTGGGGGTCTGCCCAGATCCCGGGTGAACTTCTTAACGCGGAAGTAACCTCAGCGCGTGACCGGAATCGGAACGACCACCGGAACGACCGCCGGAGCCCCCACCGGAACGACGACCGGAACCCGCGCCGGAATGACAGCCGGAACCACAAATGGAACGAGCGCCCCGCGCAGCCCGCTCCGCGTGTACGGCCGCGGCGCGGAAGCCGGCGCCGTCGAGGCGCTGACCGCGCGGCTCGCCGACGGCGTCGGTGGCGCGCTGGTGCTGTCAGCGCGGCCGGGACTCGGCCGCAGTACGCTCCTCGCCCACGCCGCCGCCCGCTTCGCGTCCCGCGGCGCGGGCCTCGTCCTGCACACGCGTGCCACGCCCGCCGAGAGCGCGCTCCCGTACGCCGGGCTCCATGCGCTGCTGTGCGGCGCGCCTCCGCAGGCGCGCGCCACCCCGCCAACGGACGTGCTGCGCGCGGGTGTCGGCGCGGCGGCCTTCGTGGAGGAGGCGGCGTTTCTGGAGGAGCTGCGGGCGATGGCCGCGGGTGCGCCGCTGCTGGTGTGCGTGGACGACGTACACCTCTGGGACCGGGAGTCCCGTACGGCGCTGGGGTTCGCCGCGCGGCGGGCCGGGCCCGCGTATCCGGTCGGGGTGCTCGTCACGACGGAGCAGGTGTACGCGGGGGAGCCCGACTTCGCCGCGGTGCCCGGCCTGCGGATACCGCCGCTGGCAGCGGAGGCCGCCGGGGCGCTCCTGGACGAGCTCGTTCCGGTGGGCGCCGTCGCGGACGTACGCGAGCGGCTGCTGCGCGCGGCGGGCGGGAACCCGCGGCTGCTCGCGGACCTGGTGGCGCTGCTCACCGGGCGGCAGCTGACCGGGGCGGACCCGCTGCCGTATCCGCTGCCGGTCGAACGGGCGCTGCTGCGCGGCTACGCGGCCCGGCTGCGCGCGCTGCCGTACGGGACCGGGCTGGTGCTCGGGCTGGCCGCGGCGGCGGCCGAACTGGCGGCGGATCCGGAGGCCGGACCGGAGCCGGAACCGGAATGCGGTCCGGAGCGCGGCACGGAGCGCGGCCCGGGGGCCGAACTGCGGCGCGGGCCGGGCGAGTCGGGCGACCCTCGCGACTCGGGCGGGCCGGACGCACCCGACGGCCCCGGCGAGGGCGGTGCCGGAGCCGACGCCGACCTCGTACTGCGCGCCGCCCGTTCCGCCGGACTCGGACCGGCCGCGCTCGGCCCGGCGGAGATGGCGGGGCTCATCCGTACCGCCGAGGGCCGTATCCGCTTCGACCCGCCGCTGCTCGCCCGCGCCGTGTACGCGGGGGAGCCGCTGGCCCGTCGGCAGGCCGCGCACGCGCTGCTCGCCTCCGCCCTGCACGGCGAACGGAACCGGCTGTCCCGCCTCCGCCACGAGGCCGCCGCCGTCACCGGCCCCGCGCCCGCGCTCGCCGACGCCCTCGCGGAAGCGGTCGAAGCGGCAGTCGCGGGAAACACGGCCGCCGGCGGTACGGCACCGCGGGCGCCGTACGGCCACCGCGCCGTCGCCGGCGCGCTCGCCCGCGCCGCCGAACTCAGCGAGGACGACGACACGCGCGTCGCCCGTTTCACCGCTGCCGCGGATCACGCCCGGCTGGCGGGCGCGTCCCGTACGGCGCGCGGGCTGCTCGGCAGGGCGCGCGGACTGCCCGCACGCCGGGCCGTACGCGGGCGTGCCGAACTCGTCCGTGGCGTCCTCGAGTTGCGGGACGGGCCGGTCGCCGACGCCCGCGAGGCGCTGCTGCTGGCGGCCGGGCTGCTCGCGCCGCAGGAGCCGGGCTTCGCCCTGGACGCGGTGCTGGGGGCGGCGGACGCGGCATGGGCGGCGGGCGACGTACCGGCGTATCTCGCGGCACTGGACCGGACGGGCGGGCTGGACGCGAGGGGTGGCCTGGACCCGACGGGCGGGCCGGACCGGACCGTGGACCGGCCCGCCGCGCTGGACCCGCGGCGGCCCGCCGTACGCACCGCCACCGGCACCGCCACCACCCGTACGGCCACTGCCCGTACCACCACCTCCCGTACCGCCACCACCCGTACCGCCGTCGCGCGCACGGCGGGCACCCCCGCCCCCCTCGTCCACTACTGCGCCGGAATGGCCGCCGTCATGCGCGGACGTTTCACCGCCGCGCGCCCGCCGCTCCACCGGGTGCTGGAGCTGGCGGCAGGCAGGTCCGAGCCCGCTGACCTGATACGTGCCTCTGCGGCCGCGCTCGTCCTCGGCGAGGTCGCCGCGGCGCGGGAGGCCGCCGCCCGCGCCCTCGCGTCGGCCCGTGCGCACGGCCATGTCACGCTCGTGCCGCAGGCGTTGGAGTACCTGGCGTACAGCGAGCTGCGCTCCGGCCTGCACGCCCGCGCACGCGAGCACGCCCGTGCGGGCTTGCGCGCCGCGCAGCGTACGGGGCAGCGGAACTCCGCCGCGCACCACCACGCGATCCTCGCCATGGCGGCGTCCGTTGAGGGCACGGCGCGGGACTGCGCGGCACACGCGTCCGCCGCCGCCCGTACGGCCGCGCAGCACGGCCTGGTGATGGTGGAGGCGCTCACCGTATGGGCGTTGGCGCGGGCGGCGCTCGCCGAGGGGCGCCCGCAGGAGGCGGCGGCGCGGCTCGGCCCGCTCGTACGGCCCGGACCGCGGCGCGGGCACCACGCCGTACGGATGCTCGCCGTGCCGTGCTTCATCGAGGCGGCCACCCGCGGCGGGGCGGCCACCCGCAATGGGGCGGAGGACACGGACGCGGACGTCCGTACGGCGCTGGTCGAGTTCACCGACTGGGCGGGCTGGACGGCCGACCCCAACGCACCCGGCCAGCTGGAGCGTTGCCGCGCGCTGCTGGCGGGCCCGCAGGCGGCGGGGGCGCTCTACGCGCGCGCGGTGGCGCGGCACGAGCGCGCGAGCGGCGAGTTCGAGCGGGCGCGTACGCAGCTGCTGCACGGCAAGGAGTTGCGCCGCCGGAGGCGGCTGCTGGCGGCGCGGGAGCAGCTGCGGGACGCGCTGATCGGGTTCGAGCGCTGCGGCGCCCGCAGCTGGGCGGCCCAGGCGCGCGCGGAACTGCGCGCGACCGGCGAGACGACGGGGGCGGGGGAGACTGCCGAGGACACCAGCGGGGAGGCCGCGCCGCCCGGCGGCGCGGCGGAGAACGCGCAGCCGCTGCGGGCGCTCACGCCGCAGCAGCTCCGTATCGCCCGCTGCGTCGCGGACGGCGCCACCAACCGCGAGGTGGCCGTACGGCTTTCGGTCAGCCCCCGCACCGTCGACCATCACCTGCGCAACATCTTCGCCACGCTGGGTGTGCGGTCCCGCGTCGAACTGGCCCGCCTCGTCGACCGCGCGGCGCGGCGGCAGGAGTCCTGAAAACGGCTTCCCGCCCAGCCGATGTCGCACGCGACCCCTAGGTACCGACCGGATGGTATGTCATCCTGCCAGCCTCACGCTGGTACGGCGCCTCGCTCGCCGCTCCGCAGGGATACGACCCACGTGGAGGTCTGTGATGCAGCCAGACGTACGATCCCGGTCCCGTGTCCGTGCGGTGCCCGGCCTGCCGGACACCGCTCCGCCCAGCCGGTCGCGCGCCAACGCGGAGGCCGTCGCCGTCCTGCACCGTTCCGCGCAGGTGCTGCTGGACCATCTGCCGGAGCTGACCGACCGGCTGGTGGCCTCCCTGCGGGAACAGGAGGCCGCGTACCGCGTCGCGATCGAGGCCGAGCCCACCGAGGTGTGGCAGGAGGTGCACCGCTCGCTGCGGCACAACGTCGGCTCGCTGATCCGCCCCCGCGAGAACCGCGAGTCGGCACGCCGCTGCTCCTGGCGGATTGGTGAACTGTGGGCCGAACGCGGCCAGCCGCTGGACGCGCTGCTGCACGCGTTCCGGCTGGGCGGCGCGATGGTGTGGCAGGGGCTGGTGGAGGAGACCGTACGGCGTCGGCCGGAGGACGTACGGCTGCTGGTGCATGTGGCCGCCGACGTGTGGAACTTCGTGGACGAGCACTGCACGCTCGTGGCCGACGCGTACCACCGCGCGAAGCGGCACCTGGACTGGCGCCGCGAGAACCGGCTGCGGCTGATGGCGGAGGCGCTGCTCGACGGCACGACGCGGATCGCGGACCTGCCCGAGGTCGCGGCGGCGCTCTCGCTGCCCGAACACGGCAGGTACGCCGTGCTGCGCGTCGCCCGCAGCCTCCGGCCGCCGGTCAGCGCGGGCGGCGCGCTGCCGCGGCCCGAACTGCCGGGGATACGGGTGCTCTGGCACACCGGCGCCGACGGCGGCGAGCACGGCATCGCGCTGCTGGGCGACGGGGAGCGGACGGGCGACGGCGGCCTGCCGGAGGCGGCGCGGGCGCTGACGGCGCCGCCCGGCGTCCGTATCGGCATCAGCTCCGAGGTGGCCGGGCTGAGCGCGGTCGGCGACGCCCGCCGTCTCGCGGAGACCGCGCTGAAGGTCTGCCCCGAGGAGGGCGGCAGCGTGCTGCTCGACGACCACCTGCCCGCCGCCCTGGTCGTGTCCGCGCCGGGCCTGGGCGCCGCCCTCGCGGAACGCGTGCTCGGGCCGCTGCTCCAGCTCGAACCGCCGGACCGCGACGTGCTGCTGGAGACGCTGACGGTGTGGCTGGAGTGCGACGGTTCGGCGCCGCGTGCCGCGTCCCGGCTGTACTGCCACCGCAACACGGTGCTCAACCGGCTGCGCCGCTGCGAACAGCTCACCGACCGCTCCCTGGCCCGCCCCGCCGACCTGGTGGAGCTGTCCCTGGCGCTCTCGGCCCGGCGCCTCCTGCGCGCCTGACCGCCCCCGGCTGACCGCCCCGGCTGACCGCCGAACGACGGGGCGCAACCGGCCACTTCCAGCCCGTCCGGCGCTTGAGGACGGCCCGCAATCAGGCTCCTCCAGGGGGTCGGTCGAACGGGCGCGGCGCACGCGTACGGGCCCGTACGACCCGTACGACCTCTGTCGGCCCGGCGGGCGGGCGACACGTCCGTACGGGCGCGCCCGTACGGACCCCCGCTGGGCACCCGCACAGTCCGCGGCCACGGACGCTGGGACGCGGCCCTGAACCGCGGGCGGGTCCTGTACGGCGGCCCCGGCGGCTGCTGTCGTAGGCGAACTCCCCCCAGCCAGACCCATCCCCCCGCACACGCTCCCGCCCGTACGACGGTCCCGGACGTCTTCGCAGCCCGCGCCGGCGCCGCTCCGTACGACACCGCCGTCGTCTGCGAGGGCGAGAGCCTCGACTACGCCGAACTCGACGCCCGCGCCAACCGCCTGGCGCACCGGCTCCTCGCCCACGGCGTCGCCGCCGAGACACCCGTCGTGCTGATGCTGCCCCGCTCGGCGGACTTCGTGATCGCGACGCTGGCCGTGCTCAAGAGCGGCGGCTGCTACGTCCCCGTACACGAGAGCTTCCCCGCCGAACGGCTGCGCCGCATCGCCGCCGAGACGGGCGCGGCACTCGTCGTCACCGACGCCTCCGGGCTGCCCCGGGCGCGGGAGCTGGACCTGCCGGTGGTGACGCCCGGCGACCCGGGCCCGGCGGGCGTCCCCGCGAGCGCGCCGGACGTACGCGTCGACCCGGAGCAGCTGGCGTACGTGATGTACACCTCCGGCTCGACCGGCACCCCGAAGGGCGTCGCCGTCACGCACCGGGACGTCGTCGAACTGACCCTGGACCGGCGCTGGCGCGGCGGCGCGCACGCGTGCGTCCTGCTGCACTCGTCCACGGCGTTCGACGCGTCCACGTACGAGCTGTGGGTGCCGCTGCTCACCGGCGGCCGGCTCGCCGTCGCACCCCGCGACCTCGACGTGGCCGAGCTGCGGCGACTGCTCGCCGCGCACCCGGTGACCGGACTCTGGCTGACCGCGGGCCTGTTCACCGTGCTGGCGCAGGAGGCGCCGGACTGCTTCGCCGCCGTACGGGAGGTGTGGACCGGCGGCGACGTGGTGCCCGCCGACGCCGTACGGCGCGTGCGCGCGGCCTGCCCGCACACCACCGTGGTGGACGGCTACGGGCCCACCGAGATGACCACGTTCGCGCTGAGCCACCCGGTCGGCCCGGCCGAACGGGTGCCCGACGCGCTGCCCATCGGCCGGCCGCTGGACGGCGTGCGGAGGTACGTGCTGGACGACAGCCTGGACCCGGTGCCACCCGGCGTGCCCGGCGAGCTGTACCTCGCCGGGGCGGGCCTCGCCCGCGGCTACACCGGCCGCGCCGGTCTGACCGCGGAGCGGTTCGTCGCCGACCCGTACGGGCCCGCGGGGAGCCGGATGTACCGCACGGGCGACACCGTACGGCTCACGCGCGACGGCGAGGCGCGGTTCGTGGGCCGCGCCGACGACCAGGTGAAGATCCGCGGCTTCCGCATCGAACCCGGCGAGATCGCGGCCGTACTCGCCGCCGCGCCCGGCATCGCACAGGCCGAGGTGCTCGTACGCGAGGACCCCGCGCCGCACGGCGGCACCGGCGGCACCCGCGCCAAGCGCCTCGTCGGGTACGTCGTGCCCGAGGACGGCGCGGCACCGGACAGCACGGACACCGGGGCCCTGACGGCCCGTCTGGCGGCCGTCCTGCCCGACTACATGGTGCCGTCCGCGTTCGTCGCGCTGGACGGGATGCCGCTGACCGCGAACGGGAAGGTCGACCGCCGCGCCCTCCCCGCGCCGGACGCCCCGGACGTACCGGCCGGCACCGGGCCCCGTACGGAGCGCGAGCGTGTCCTGTGCGACATCTTCGCGAGCACGCTGGGCCTGCCGACGGTCGGCGCCGACCAGGGCTTCTTCTCGCTGGGCGGGGACAGCATCTCGTCCATCCAGCTTGTCAGCGCCGCACGCCGGGCCGGACTGGTCTTCGCCGTCCGCGACGTCTTCGAGCACCGCACCCCCGCGGGCCTCGCCGAGATCGCCGCCGAGGCGGACGCGGGCACCGCGGAGACGGAGGGCGACGGCGCCGGCATGGGCGACGTACCGGCCACGCCGATCCTCGCCTGGCTGGCCGAACTCGGCGGCCCCGTGGACTCGTTCCACCAGTCGGCGCTGCTCCAGGTCCCGGCCGGGACCCGGGATGACGCGCTCGCCGGAGCCGTACGGGCCGTGCTGGACCACCACGACGCGCTGCGCGCCCGGCTGGGCGCGGACGGCCGTACGCTGACGATCCCGCCCGCCGGCGCACACGCCGACGGCTGCCTCGTACGGGTGGACGCGGCCGGACTGCGCGGCACCGGGCTCACGGAGCTGGTGCACGAGCAGGCCCGGCAGGCAGCCGCCGCGCTCGACCCGCGCGCCGGACGCATGCTGCGCGCGGTGTGGCTCGACCGCGGCCCGGAGGAGAGCGGGCGGCTGCTCGTCGTCGGCCACCACCTGGTCGTCGACGGCGTCTCGTGGCGCATCCTGCTGCCCGACCTGGCCGAGGCGTACGGCGCGCTGTGCGCGGGCGGCGAACCGGCGCTCCAGCCCGTACGCACCTCCCTGCGCGGCTGGGCCCGTA includes:
- a CDS encoding helix-turn-helix transcriptional regulator codes for the protein MTGIGTTTGTTAGAPTGTTTGTRAGMTAGTTNGTSAPRSPLRVYGRGAEAGAVEALTARLADGVGGALVLSARPGLGRSTLLAHAAARFASRGAGLVLHTRATPAESALPYAGLHALLCGAPPQARATPPTDVLRAGVGAAAFVEEAAFLEELRAMAAGAPLLVCVDDVHLWDRESRTALGFAARRAGPAYPVGVLVTTEQVYAGEPDFAAVPGLRIPPLAAEAAGALLDELVPVGAVADVRERLLRAAGGNPRLLADLVALLTGRQLTGADPLPYPLPVERALLRGYAARLRALPYGTGLVLGLAAAAAELAADPEAGPEPEPECGPERGTERGPGAELRRGPGESGDPRDSGGPDAPDGPGEGGAGADADLVLRAARSAGLGPAALGPAEMAGLIRTAEGRIRFDPPLLARAVYAGEPLARRQAAHALLASALHGERNRLSRLRHEAAAVTGPAPALADALAEAVEAAVAGNTAAGGTAPRAPYGHRAVAGALARAAELSEDDDTRVARFTAAADHARLAGASRTARGLLGRARGLPARRAVRGRAELVRGVLELRDGPVADAREALLLAAGLLAPQEPGFALDAVLGAADAAWAAGDVPAYLAALDRTGGLDARGGLDPTGGPDRTVDRPAALDPRRPAVRTATGTATTRTATARTTTSRTATTRTAVARTAGTPAPLVHYCAGMAAVMRGRFTAARPPLHRVLELAAGRSEPADLIRASAAALVLGEVAAAREAAARALASARAHGHVTLVPQALEYLAYSELRSGLHARAREHARAGLRAAQRTGQRNSAAHHHAILAMAASVEGTARDCAAHASAAARTAAQHGLVMVEALTVWALARAALAEGRPQEAAARLGPLVRPGPRRGHHAVRMLAVPCFIEAATRGGAATRNGAEDTDADVRTALVEFTDWAGWTADPNAPGQLERCRALLAGPQAAGALYARAVARHERASGEFERARTQLLHGKELRRRRRLLAAREQLRDALIGFERCGARSWAAQARAELRATGETTGAGETAEDTSGEAAPPGGAAENAQPLRALTPQQLRIARCVADGATNREVAVRLSVSPRTVDHHLRNIFATLGVRSRVELARLVDRAARRQES
- a CDS encoding PucR family transcriptional regulator, with product MQPDVRSRSRVRAVPGLPDTAPPSRSRANAEAVAVLHRSAQVLLDHLPELTDRLVASLREQEAAYRVAIEAEPTEVWQEVHRSLRHNVGSLIRPRENRESARRCSWRIGELWAERGQPLDALLHAFRLGGAMVWQGLVEETVRRRPEDVRLLVHVAADVWNFVDEHCTLVADAYHRAKRHLDWRRENRLRLMAEALLDGTTRIADLPEVAAALSLPEHGRYAVLRVARSLRPPVSAGGALPRPELPGIRVLWHTGADGGEHGIALLGDGERTGDGGLPEAARALTAPPGVRIGISSEVAGLSAVGDARRLAETALKVCPEEGGSVLLDDHLPAALVVSAPGLGAALAERVLGPLLQLEPPDRDVLLETLTVWLECDGSAPRAASRLYCHRNTVLNRLRRCEQLTDRSLARPADLVELSLALSARRLLRA
- a CDS encoding amino acid adenylation domain-containing protein; the encoded protein is MYGGPGGCCRRRTPPSQTHPPAHAPARTTVPDVFAARAGAAPYDTAVVCEGESLDYAELDARANRLAHRLLAHGVAAETPVVLMLPRSADFVIATLAVLKSGGCYVPVHESFPAERLRRIAAETGAALVVTDASGLPRARELDLPVVTPGDPGPAGVPASAPDVRVDPEQLAYVMYTSGSTGTPKGVAVTHRDVVELTLDRRWRGGAHACVLLHSSTAFDASTYELWVPLLTGGRLAVAPRDLDVAELRRLLAAHPVTGLWLTAGLFTVLAQEAPDCFAAVREVWTGGDVVPADAVRRVRAACPHTTVVDGYGPTEMTTFALSHPVGPAERVPDALPIGRPLDGVRRYVLDDSLDPVPPGVPGELYLAGAGLARGYTGRAGLTAERFVADPYGPAGSRMYRTGDTVRLTRDGEARFVGRADDQVKIRGFRIEPGEIAAVLAAAPGIAQAEVLVREDPAPHGGTGGTRAKRLVGYVVPEDGAAPDSTDTGALTARLAAVLPDYMVPSAFVALDGMPLTANGKVDRRALPAPDAPDVPAGTGPRTERERVLCDIFASTLGLPTVGADQGFFSLGGDSISSIQLVSAARRAGLVFAVRDVFEHRTPAGLAEIAAEADAGTAETEGDGAGMGDVPATPILAWLAELGGPVDSFHQSALLQVPAGTRDDALAGAVRAVLDHHDALRARLGADGRTLTIPPAGAHADGCLVRVDAAGLRGTGLTELVHEQARQAAAALDPRAGRMLRAVWLDRGPEESGRLLVVGHHLVVDGVSWRILLPDLAEAYGALCAGGEPALQPVRTSLRGWARTLADAARTPERTAQLGHWSRTVGGVPPLLEGRGLDAARDTHATARSLSLRLDAGTTGAVLTRVPEMFHAGVEDVLLAGLILALDGWKEHSSGNSVLVDLEGHGRRDELFPGTDLSRTVGWFTSIHPVRLDAGWLDTEDAWSGGEAAGTLLKRVKEQLRAVPEHGLGYGMLRYLNPRTAPELAGHRGAELGFNYLGRFGAAGTGDWATAPESGALGGGADPRMPLAHVLEVNSLAEDGPDGPRLVAHWRWAGELLGADRVRPLAESWFQALEALAAHAERPGAGGLTPSDIGVPSLSQDEIDELASDLEADWQK
- a CDS encoding dienelactone hydrolase family protein: MRAGLAGFAGLLAVAGSGYVLVPGAQAAPETAAAPAQPAAAENPYERGPDPTESSVEAPRGHYDVDEDRVSSLSVSGFGGGTIYYPTETGDGTFGAVAVAPGFTATQSSMAWYGERLASQGFVVFTIDTLTTADQPASRGRQLLAALDYLTQRSDVADRIDATRLGVMGHSMGGGGSLEAAKSRPSLQAAIPLTGWNTDKSWPEVQVPTLVVGADGDTIAPVRSHSEPFYESLPSSLDRAYLELNGASHFTPNTSNTTIAKYSISWLKRFIDNDTRYEQFLCPIPRPDRDIEEYRGNCPHS